A window of Gemmatimonadota bacterium contains these coding sequences:
- a CDS encoding IS1595 family transposase: MSIIKVMEKFKSQEDCIEFLEYLRFNGNPYCPLCGNHNVSRKNPQDATERWRCRSCRSSFNVLSGTIFSGTRTPLRIWFLAIVLMTYQKKGISSYALAELLDISQDNAWRIQDKIRQEMYAEANETLVQAITGIAEMDETYVSIKTEYPHSSWTDKMAILGVTSRTGKVAMRRTYSTDNESMQWFVSQYLDLNNVTLYTDQYRGYAKMKEIVEHAFVKRKYGKFIDDIHTNGMESLWTVVKRTFRGTYYHCSEERINNFLAEISFRLNWRHLKREQILKQFLKFCLFKHRDITYHVINDSWML; this comes from the coding sequence ATGAGCATTATTAAAGTGATGGAAAAGTTCAAAAGTCAAGAGGATTGTATAGAGTTCCTTGAGTATTTGCGATTCAACGGCAATCCTTACTGCCCTCTGTGCGGCAATCACAATGTAAGCAGGAAGAATCCGCAGGATGCGACAGAACGTTGGAGATGTCGAAGCTGTCGAAGTTCATTTAATGTCTTGAGCGGGACGATATTCAGTGGGACGAGGACACCTTTGAGAATCTGGTTTCTTGCAATCGTTTTGATGACGTACCAAAAGAAAGGCATTTCGAGCTACGCATTGGCAGAACTGCTTGATATATCACAAGATAACGCTTGGAGGATACAGGACAAGATAAGACAAGAGATGTATGCCGAAGCCAACGAAACGCTTGTGCAAGCAATCACAGGAATTGCTGAAATGGACGAGACGTATGTGAGCATCAAAACAGAGTATCCACACAGTTCTTGGACGGACAAGATGGCAATTCTCGGTGTGACTTCAAGAACAGGCAAGGTCGCTATGAGAAGAACATACAGTACTGATAACGAGTCTATGCAATGGTTTGTATCTCAATATCTTGATTTGAACAACGTGACGCTCTATACTGACCAATATAGAGGATACGCCAAAATGAAAGAAATTGTAGAACATGCATTTGTGAAAAGAAAATACGGTAAATTTATTGACGATATACATACGAATGGAATGGAGAGTCTTTGGACTGTCGTCAAACGTACGTTCAGAGGGACATATTATCATTGTAGCGAAGAACGGATTAACAATTTTCTTGCTGAAATCTCATTTCGACTTAATTGGAGACACCTGAAAAGAGAGCAGATATTAAAGCAATTCCTCAAATTCTGTCTGTTCAAGCATCGAGATATAACATATCACGTTATAAATGATAGCTGGATGCTGTGA
- a CDS encoding NUDIX domain-containing protein — protein sequence MIPIYQKRDLIVFTIGVFGIITDDKDRVLLCHRRDFDLWNLPGGGVEAGESPWAALVREIEEETGLKAVPVHLSGVYSKTDKNEIVLSFFCQVTGGTIQLTDEADQIEYFHLDRIPSNTSLKQVERIKDYFADKTRTYYKVQTGPSAIDLINV from the coding sequence TTGATCCCGATATATCAGAAGAGGGATTTGATCGTGTTCACAATCGGAGTTTTTGGGATTATTACCGATGACAAAGACCGCGTCTTGTTGTGCCACCGACGCGACTTCGATTTGTGGAATTTACCGGGTGGTGGCGTTGAGGCAGGCGAGAGTCCGTGGGCTGCTCTGGTGCGAGAGATAGAAGAAGAAACGGGTTTGAAAGCTGTGCCCGTCCATCTCAGTGGGGTGTACAGTAAAACAGATAAGAATGAGATCGTGTTGTCATTTTTTTGCCAGGTTACAGGGGGTACAATCCAGCTTACCGATGAGGCGGATCAGATTGAGTATTTTCATTTAGATCGTATCCCGAGCAACACGTCCCTAAAGCAGGTCGAACGCATCAAGGATTACTTCGCGGACAAGACGAGGACCTATTACAAGGTACAAACAGGACCTTCTGCTATTGATTTGATCAACGTTTGA
- a CDS encoding creatininase family protein, whose translation MKSHKFTDYTYLEIKDMVDAGCLAIVPTGCTEQQGPHLSVDFDTWFAEAVALEAAQYAARCHDVRALVLPAMPFGPTPEHRGFGSGYVNIPHVVHEAYVYFVLESLAEQGFGTIVVWRGCGEHRLQEAVDRFNAKFHPGCKACLPPLPYHDIWCRVADPSVPGGHADSFTTSIAMYQRPDTVRLENIPSSSSREVNWDDPHLDFTKYSDTGVIGDATRASAELGRRLWDEVISTTAGIFRDAIELSE comes from the coding sequence ATGAAATCCCATAAATTTACTGATTATACGTACTTAGAAATCAAGGATATGGTTGACGCCGGGTGCCTGGCGATTGTACCCACGGGATGCACCGAGCAACAGGGTCCGCATTTGTCAGTGGATTTCGACACATGGTTTGCGGAAGCTGTTGCGTTGGAGGCAGCGCAGTATGCGGCACGCTGTCACGATGTACGTGCTCTGGTTTTGCCAGCTATGCCATTTGGTCCCACGCCCGAACATCGGGGTTTTGGCTCAGGATATGTCAATATCCCGCACGTTGTTCATGAAGCGTATGTCTATTTTGTCCTTGAATCGCTGGCAGAGCAGGGCTTTGGCACTATTGTTGTCTGGCGCGGCTGCGGTGAGCATCGACTGCAGGAGGCGGTGGACAGGTTCAACGCGAAATTCCATCCGGGATGCAAAGCTTGTCTTCCACCCCTGCCATATCACGACATTTGGTGCCGTGTAGCTGATCCCAGCGTTCCAGGTGGTCACGCCGATAGTTTTACGACTTCGATTGCGATGTATCAACGCCCGGACACGGTTAGACTCGAGAACATCCCTTCGTCCAGTTCAAGAGAAGTGAATTGGGATGATCCGCATCTCGATTTCACAAAATACTCAGATACTGGTGTTATTGGTGATGCGACCAGAGCGAGTGCGGAGTTGGGACGCAGGCTTTGGGATGAGGTCATATCGACTACAGCGGGGATTTTCAGAGATGCTATTGAACTTTCTGAGTAA
- a CDS encoding DoxX family protein gives MMIKRLVFGGSVIESIPANVGLAILRVFVGLSMALGHGLGKIPPSERFVTIIENLGFPLPEFFAWMAAFSEFGGGLLLALGLLTRPGAFLICSTMLVAGFLQHAADPFSTKEMAFLYLVITGMFVVIGSGKYGIDPLIRSRDSHL, from the coding sequence ATTATGATTAAGCGACTTGTATTTGGTGGATCGGTTATTGAGTCGATCCCGGCAAATGTCGGGTTGGCGATTCTCAGGGTGTTTGTAGGGTTGAGTATGGCATTGGGACATGGATTGGGGAAGATCCCACCTTCTGAGCGGTTTGTGACCATTATAGAAAATTTGGGGTTTCCCTTGCCCGAGTTTTTTGCCTGGATGGCAGCCTTTTCGGAGTTTGGCGGCGGGCTATTGTTGGCACTGGGATTACTCACGCGACCAGGGGCGTTTTTGATATGCTCGACCATGCTGGTGGCCGGGTTCTTACAACACGCAGCGGATCCATTCAGCACGAAGGAGATGGCATTTCTGTACCTGGTTATTACAGGGATGTTCGTGGTTATCGGTTCGGGAAAATACGGGATAGATCCTCTGATACGATCGCGTGACTCACATTTATAG
- a CDS encoding aminoglycoside phosphotransferase family protein: MVTRLASMKDIRALFRDKPDVTRGQIDALFEKHSFSSSRSIRRLETNFTNQIFLVETRVHGRVILKIQFRQSLGFSLKTEFVATKALRTTAGVPVSESLVYDGDGESECLLIPCELGKSGLNYYLGAPRSQRLQLGALLGQTVAHIHSQQCPGELKSQKTSDLASWEVTIREAMFGDGVLASSMAATLPELWSRLLVATDPVSEVRVQGSNVFLWGEAGLHNVLVENGNSLRISNVHDFQSAGWGTAAYDLRQAEGEYVTRPSSEYFEPGYVDAFRSSYNAVIEKPLMELSPVEKMVLSIVANLRMIRFFWDCGRLLHPRTPEFLSAAVSDLEHLHGVAG, encoded by the coding sequence ATGGTAACAAGACTCGCCAGCATGAAAGATATCCGCGCTCTATTCCGCGATAAGCCGGATGTAACCCGTGGACAGATTGATGCGCTTTTTGAGAAACATAGTTTCAGTTCGTCCCGGTCTATCAGGCGCTTGGAGACTAATTTCACAAACCAGATTTTTCTGGTGGAGACTCGCGTCCACGGACGGGTGATCTTGAAGATACAGTTTCGCCAATCCCTCGGTTTCAGTTTGAAAACCGAGTTCGTTGCCACAAAGGCATTGCGCACCACCGCCGGTGTTCCGGTGTCTGAATCTCTGGTGTACGATGGCGATGGAGAATCAGAATGTCTTTTGATCCCATGCGAGTTGGGGAAGTCGGGACTCAATTACTACCTGGGCGCGCCTCGATCACAGCGACTACAGTTAGGCGCATTACTGGGACAAACAGTGGCACATATTCACAGCCAACAGTGTCCGGGAGAGCTTAAATCACAGAAAACGAGTGATCTTGCTTCGTGGGAAGTGACGATCCGGGAAGCAATGTTTGGCGACGGGGTGTTGGCCTCTTCCATGGCGGCAACCCTGCCGGAACTCTGGAGCAGGCTATTGGTTGCTACGGACCCGGTGTCCGAAGTCAGAGTACAAGGCAGCAACGTATTCCTGTGGGGCGAAGCAGGACTCCACAATGTGCTCGTGGAAAACGGCAACTCACTGCGTATTTCAAATGTCCATGATTTCCAATCAGCTGGCTGGGGGACGGCAGCCTATGACCTGCGGCAAGCCGAAGGAGAATATGTGACCAGGCCGAGTTCGGAGTATTTCGAACCCGGATACGTTGATGCTTTTCGATCTTCCTATAATGCCGTCATCGAAAAGCCCCTTATGGAATTGTCGCCTGTAGAGAAGATGGTCCTGTCAATTGTCGCGAATCTCCGGATGATAAGGTTTTTCTGGGACTGCGGTCGTCTTCTACATCCCAGGACGCCTGAATTCCTGAGCGCGGCGGTTTCCGATCTAGAGCACCTGCATGGCGTAGCTGGGTAA
- a CDS encoding 5'-methylthioadenosine/S-adenosylhomocysteine nucleosidase produces MFVVVIISANIEWDAIGRIFSDSDLQASPYGQWFETHLDIKGGQQPAIFFHGGWGKISAASSAQYAIDRWSPNLVVNLGTCGGFKGGVEKDTIVLVERTVVYDIVEQMLDAEEAIRDYTTEIDLSWLSEPYPHPVLRTVLVSADRDLVAEDISVLKSKYGAVAGDWESGAIAWVVNRNKVRCLILRGVTDLVGSEGGEAYEGNVQIYVENTERIMNDLVLHLPNWIEQAI; encoded by the coding sequence ATGTTTGTTGTTGTGATCATTTCAGCCAATATTGAATGGGATGCTATCGGGAGAATTTTTTCCGATTCTGACCTACAAGCATCTCCTTATGGACAATGGTTTGAGACGCACCTTGACATTAAGGGTGGGCAACAGCCAGCCATATTTTTTCACGGAGGATGGGGTAAAATTTCGGCAGCATCATCAGCACAATATGCTATTGATCGATGGTCTCCAAATCTCGTGGTGAATCTGGGAACTTGCGGTGGATTTAAAGGCGGGGTTGAGAAGGATACGATTGTGCTGGTTGAGCGTACGGTTGTCTATGATATTGTCGAGCAGATGTTGGATGCCGAGGAAGCGATCAGAGATTATACAACTGAGATTGATCTTTCGTGGTTAAGTGAGCCATATCCCCATCCCGTGTTGAGAACTGTTCTGGTATCAGCAGACCGCGACCTGGTGGCAGAAGATATTTCGGTTTTGAAGTCCAAATATGGTGCAGTAGCAGGGGATTGGGAATCGGGCGCAATTGCGTGGGTAGTAAACCGAAATAAGGTCAGATGTCTCATTTTACGCGGAGTTACGGATTTGGTTGGGTCTGAAGGCGGCGAAGCTTATGAAGGCAATGTGCAGATTTATGTAGAAAATACAGAGAGGATAATGAATGATCTGGTTTTGCATCTTCCCAACTGGATTGAGCAGGCGATATGA
- a CDS encoding transposase — MKKANRNLSRKQKGSNNCHSARVNLARVHRRVASKRRDYHWQLAYHLCRQYDVMCFEKLNIKAIQQLWGRKINDLGFADFLTILKYVAQKTGKTVRQLDQWLPTSKTCSACGMLQENLELRERTFRCGCGLEIDRDLNAAINIHRWGRPPLAEAA, encoded by the coding sequence GTGAAAAAAGCCAACCGCAATCTGTCACGTAAGCAGAAAGGCAGCAACAACTGCCATAGCGCAAGAGTAAACCTTGCCAGAGTGCATCGGCGTGTTGCCTCAAAGCGCAGGGACTATCACTGGCAACTTGCCTACCATCTTTGCAGGCAATATGACGTAATGTGCTTTGAAAAGCTGAATATCAAAGCCATCCAACAGTTGTGGGGCAGAAAGATTAACGACCTGGGCTTTGCCGACTTCTTGACCATCCTCAAGTATGTCGCACAAAAGACAGGCAAGACAGTTCGGCAACTCGACCAGTGGCTACCCACATCTAAGACATGCTCCGCATGTGGCATGTTACAAGAGAATCTTGAATTGCGAGAAAGAACATTCCGCTGTGGCTGTGGTCTTGAAATAGATAGAGACCTCAACGCAGCGATAAACATTCACAGGTGGGGGCGTCCACCTCTGGCGGAGGCAGCGTAA
- a CDS encoding IS3 family transposase (programmed frameshift), whose protein sequence is MPPTRPPYPAELKRQIIELVRAGRSPSELAKEFEPTAQTIQNWIRQADRDEGLREDGLKSDEREELRRLRRENKQLRIEREILFKSSGLVRSGDRREPKKIFAFVKAHQALWPIATQCRVLGVSLSGYYAWRTRPPSKRAKVDMDLKKQIKVFHTRSDSTYGAPRIFKDLMDMGIRVGKKRVARLMREMTICGVSRRKSTRTTVKAHQDRKAPDLIKRDFTVATVNKLWVADITYVPTWSGFLYLSVVVDAFSRRVVGWAMASHLQSELVLSALNMALYQRRPEDVIHHSDQGAQYTSIAFGKRCQEAGVRPSMGAAGDCYDNALCESFFATLECELINRRSFRTHKEARLAIFSYIEGWYNPHRRHSSIAYHAPIAYEKLHQSQA, encoded by the exons ATGCCACCAACACGTCCGCCTTATCCAGCCGAGTTGAAACGCCAGATCATTGAGCTTGTGCGCGCTGGTCGCTCTCCATCCGAGTTGGCCAAAGAGTTTGAGCCAACCGCCCAGACGATCCAAAACTGGATACGCCAGGCTGATCGAGATGAGGGCCTTCGAGAAGACGGCCTGAAGAGCGATGAGCGCGAAGAGTTGCGTCGTCTTCGACGTGAGAATAAGCAGTTGCGCATCGAGCGCGAGATACTCT TCAAAAGCAGCGGCCTGGTTCGCAGCGGAGACCGACGCGAACCCAAGAAAATCTTCGCGTTCGTGAAAGCGCACCAGGCACTTTGGCCTATCGCCACACAATGCCGAGTCCTGGGTGTTTCCCTCAGTGGGTATTATGCCTGGCGAACACGTCCACCCTCTAAACGAGCAAAGGTCGATATGGACCTGAAGAAGCAGATCAAAGTCTTTCACACCCGATCAGATAGCACCTATGGTGCCCCTCGCATCTTTAAAGACCTGATGGATATGGGTATCCGAGTAGGCAAGAAGCGCGTGGCACGTCTGATGCGTGAGATGACCATTTGTGGCGTTTCTCGCCGCAAGAGCACACGAACGACTGTTAAGGCGCATCAGGATAGAAAGGCTCCCGATCTGATAAAGCGCGACTTCACTGTGGCAACGGTCAATAAACTCTGGGTGGCTGACATCACCTATGTACCTACCTGGTCGGGCTTCTTGTATCTCAGTGTTGTCGTAGATGCCTTCTCCCGCCGCGTTGTGGGCTGGGCAATGGCGAGCCACTTGCAAAGTGAGTTGGTCTTATCGGCTTTAAATATGGCACTTTACCAGCGCCGACCCGAAGACGTGATCCATCACTCTGACCAGGGGGCGCAATATACCTCCATAGCATTTGGAAAGCGTTGTCAGGAGGCTGGCGTACGTCCCTCAATGGGAGCTGCCGGCGACTGCTATGACAACGCACTGTGCGAGAGCTTTTTCGCCACCTTGGAGTGTGAACTGATCAATCGCCGATCCTTCCGTACGCATAAAGAGGCTCGGTTGGCTATCTTCTCCTACATTGAAGGGTGGTATAATCCGCATCGCAGGCACTCTTCCATTGCTTACCATGCACCGATAGCTTATGAAAAACTGCATCAATCACAGGCTTGA
- the tnpA gene encoding IS200/IS605 family transposase: MKYHTSHSAVFSCHYHVVWCTKYRRQVLSVDMQTRLKDLLLEKQCEYGYEVQGCEILSDHVHLLLSVTPSKPVSSVVGRLKGYTAHILRSEYPELKSRLPSLWTRSKFVATAGEVTLGVLKRYVENQKGV, from the coding sequence ATGAAATATCACACCTCGCACAGTGCAGTTTTCAGTTGCCATTATCATGTTGTCTGGTGTACCAAATATCGACGCCAAGTGCTGTCTGTTGACATGCAAACCCGACTGAAAGACTTATTGCTTGAGAAGCAGTGCGAATATGGCTATGAAGTGCAAGGTTGTGAAATCTTGTCTGATCATGTTCATTTGCTTCTTTCTGTTACGCCGTCAAAGCCAGTGAGTAGTGTTGTAGGCAGGCTCAAAGGCTATACGGCTCATATTCTGCGGTCTGAATATCCAGAACTTAAAAGCAGATTGCCGTCTTTGTGGACGCGGAGTAAGTTTGTAGCAACCGCTGGCGAAGTGACGCTTGGAGTTCTGAAACGCTACGTCGAAAATCAAAAGGGCGTATAG
- a CDS encoding aminoglycoside phosphotransferase family protein encodes MQTYESIIRNALTEPVESIIQLDEGWTHVVLEVNAKWIFRFVRDLSNTQLAVEQAFLPLFQKDSPLSIPEIQHSGNNYIAYEKIEGDKFSETIFQNLGQRERKTTAEALGNFLSCLHAVAFEHQYIKVAPFGGKDFWRELWPAVSPRLRGHTREKAEDYFQRAIPKVTSATYQNVIAHSDFGTNNVLIDAAQSKIVGVIDFGDLSISDPAVDFATFYRRFGKQFAEDMVEHYQLPLGKNFWTRVDYESKRKLFFVVFFALNYGFEQYVPGVVRAIESQFVD; translated from the coding sequence ATGCAGACGTACGAATCAATCATTCGAAATGCGCTAACTGAGCCTGTAGAATCCATTATTCAGTTGGATGAAGGCTGGACGCATGTGGTTTTGGAAGTAAACGCGAAGTGGATATTCCGATTCGTTCGGGATCTATCAAATACTCAGCTTGCTGTTGAACAGGCTTTTCTACCCCTTTTCCAGAAAGACTCACCACTATCGATCCCGGAAATACAGCACTCGGGTAACAACTACATAGCCTATGAAAAGATAGAGGGTGACAAGTTTTCTGAGACGATATTTCAGAATCTCGGTCAGAGGGAGAGAAAGACTACGGCAGAAGCTTTGGGCAATTTTCTGTCTTGTCTTCACGCCGTTGCATTCGAACACCAGTATATCAAGGTTGCTCCATTTGGAGGTAAAGATTTTTGGCGGGAATTGTGGCCTGCCGTGTCTCCGCGCCTGCGAGGGCATACTCGGGAGAAAGCCGAAGACTACTTCCAACGAGCAATACCGAAAGTCACGTCTGCCACATATCAGAACGTCATTGCTCACTCGGACTTTGGTACCAACAATGTCCTGATTGATGCGGCACAATCAAAGATTGTTGGGGTGATTGATTTCGGCGATTTGAGTATCAGCGATCCTGCTGTTGATTTTGCAACGTTTTACCGCAGGTTCGGGAAGCAGTTTGCCGAGGATATGGTTGAACACTACCAATTGCCTTTGGGGAAGAACTTCTGGACGCGGGTGGATTATGAGTCAAAGCGGAAGCTCTTTTTTGTTGTTTTTTTTGCTCTGAATTACGGATTTGAGCAGTACGTACCTGGTGTTGTCAGGGCTATTGAATCCCAATTTGTAGATTGA
- a CDS encoding GNAT family N-acetyltransferase, translating into MEMLSELIQTDRLILRRFSLVDVEDVLLYASDPEWARFLPVPQPYTRSDAEKFVAGQVLQDRKTRVSWAIEHAGSVIGGINIGFDFDNRVGEMGYSIARRFWGKGLTTEAVGAVIDESFSGYPDLNRIRATADERNVGSLRVMEKLGMVREGVLRQDIYLRDEFKNMVWCGLLRDEWEARKNR; encoded by the coding sequence ATGGAAATGCTGTCGGAACTTATTCAAACAGACCGATTGATACTCAGGCGGTTTAGCCTTGTGGATGTTGAGGATGTTTTGTTATACGCATCTGATCCGGAATGGGCACGCTTTCTTCCGGTTCCCCAGCCCTATACGAGATCAGATGCCGAAAAATTTGTAGCAGGTCAAGTGTTGCAGGATCGCAAAACACGCGTGTCCTGGGCGATTGAACACGCTGGCTCTGTTATTGGTGGGATTAATATTGGATTTGATTTTGATAATCGCGTTGGCGAAATGGGCTATAGCATTGCCCGACGCTTTTGGGGAAAAGGATTGACTACGGAAGCTGTGGGTGCTGTTATCGACGAATCGTTTTCAGGCTATCCAGATTTGAATCGCATTCGCGCTACAGCCGATGAGAGAAATGTGGGTTCTCTCCGAGTAATGGAGAAGCTGGGCATGGTCCGTGAAGGTGTCTTGCGCCAGGATATCTATCTAAGAGATGAATTTAAAAACATGGTATGGTGTGGGTTATTGCGTGATGAATGGGAGGCTCGAAAAAATAGGTGA
- a CDS encoding helix-turn-helix transcriptional regulator: protein MENYRRAKKHIEVSVGESVRIIRELQELSQNELARRTGIPQSTISAIENNRIQLGVERAKVLARALECHPAVLVFPGWEIRQITAA, encoded by the coding sequence ATGGAAAATTACCGTCGTGCTAAGAAGCATATTGAGGTATCCGTAGGAGAATCTGTCCGTATTATCCGCGAGCTTCAGGAACTTAGTCAAAATGAGCTTGCCAGACGCACAGGCATTCCCCAATCGACTATTTCGGCCATCGAAAATAACCGCATCCAGCTTGGAGTTGAGCGCGCCAAGGTACTCGCTCGGGCGTTGGAGTGCCATCCGGCTGTTCTCGTTTTCCCCGGTTGGGAAATTAGACAGATCACCGCCGCTTGA
- a CDS encoding GNAT family N-acetyltransferase — MRISLKKASIRDAEAIHRLQIESFLPLLRKYRDYETNPANEDVERIIDRLKQPHTTYYFIMLDGVRIGAIRIIYDDEVRRARISPMFIVPEHQGKGYGQDTIGLVEDVVDAERWELETILQEEGNCYFYEKMGYRRTGVTREINDRMTIVFYEKL, encoded by the coding sequence ATGCGAATCAGTTTAAAGAAAGCATCTATTAGAGATGCCGAAGCTATTCACCGGCTTCAGATTGAGTCATTTTTGCCACTGCTTCGCAAGTATCGGGATTACGAGACTAATCCAGCCAATGAAGATGTTGAACGGATTATCGACAGATTAAAGCAGCCCCATACCACTTATTACTTCATTATGCTTGACGGCGTGCGAATCGGAGCGATCAGAATTATCTACGATGACGAGGTGAGACGGGCGAGGATTAGTCCCATGTTTATCGTTCCAGAGCATCAGGGGAAGGGATATGGTCAAGATACCATCGGGCTTGTTGAGGATGTTGTTGATGCGGAGCGCTGGGAGCTTGAGACGATTTTACAAGAGGAAGGTAACTGTTATTTTTATGAGAAAATGGGATACAGGAGAACTGGCGTTACGCGAGAGATCAATGACAGAATGACTATTGTTTTTTATGAGAAATTATGA
- a CDS encoding HIT family protein, with amino-acid sequence MMSDTVAEFEMPMLDPCPFCERVAGRGESRHVINSTEKTLTLLNPRQFEIGQLLVIPHRHAPTILDLTDDEAGEIMKTVRIASEALVKTFNPDGITVYQNNGVASLQEVPHFHMHVVPRRKSSNWGSGPPHIAALQPKDGSLKQKVTVSWERAEEIASIIRPNFKTI; translated from the coding sequence ATGATGAGTGATACTGTTGCCGAATTTGAGATGCCGATGTTGGATCCCTGTCCATTTTGTGAAAGAGTTGCTGGACGCGGTGAAAGTAGGCATGTTATCAATTCGACAGAAAAGACGCTTACGTTGCTCAATCCCAGGCAGTTTGAAATCGGACAGCTTCTCGTTATCCCTCACCGACATGCACCGACGATATTGGATCTGACGGATGATGAGGCTGGTGAAATTATGAAGACTGTCCGAATAGCATCAGAAGCACTTGTTAAAACTTTCAATCCGGATGGGATTACGGTCTATCAGAATAACGGTGTGGCCAGCTTGCAAGAGGTGCCGCATTTTCACATGCACGTTGTTCCTCGCCGGAAGTCGAGCAATTGGGGGAGTGGACCACCTCATATCGCTGCCTTACAGCCAAAAGATGGGAGTTTGAAGCAGAAGGTGACCGTGTCATGGGAACGGGCGGAAGAGATTGCGTCTATTATAAGGCCGAATTTTAAGACGATTTAG
- the hflX gene encoding GTPase HflX, which yields MHDLTKEHALERGILVGLALPGISLGEAQDTLDELGLLADTAGVDVAVQVLQERGRRDPAYLIGRGKAEELVEQVVEHHAQVVIFDEDLSPAQTRNLETLLEVKIIDRSRLILDIFASRAKTREAQTQVELAQLIYMLPRLTRQWTHLSRQAGGTGGTGGVGTRGPGETQLEVDRRATNRRITILKQALGRIARQREIARKQRTDIFRAALVGYTNAGKSTLMRALSGADVLIEDRLFATLDSTTRRVSLGYNRDILLSDTVGFIKKLPHHLIASFHSTLEEAIEADLLLHVVDVSHPACEEHIATVIEVLGELDVADRPTMMVFNKNDLLDDRARRKYLKATYPDAVWLSAETGDGLEDLRLAIYNHLEGDRLTLVVQIPQREGKLLSELYRIGEVLHTDYKGNDVLMEVKLSQHNARRLLPNGRYQIMC from the coding sequence ATGCATGATCTCACAAAAGAACACGCGCTTGAGCGGGGCATACTCGTCGGGCTTGCGCTGCCCGGCATTTCACTGGGCGAAGCACAGGACACGCTTGACGAACTCGGGCTTTTGGCGGATACGGCGGGTGTTGATGTTGCCGTGCAGGTGCTTCAGGAACGCGGGCGCAGAGACCCTGCGTACCTGATTGGTCGCGGCAAGGCCGAAGAACTCGTCGAACAGGTCGTAGAACACCATGCACAAGTTGTTATTTTTGACGAAGATCTCTCGCCGGCACAAACCCGCAATCTCGAAACCCTGCTTGAAGTTAAAATTATCGATCGCAGCCGACTCATCCTTGATATCTTTGCCAGTCGCGCCAAGACTCGAGAAGCCCAGACTCAGGTCGAGTTGGCTCAACTTATCTATATGTTGCCCCGGTTGACCCGTCAATGGACCCATCTTTCGCGGCAGGCTGGCGGTACTGGTGGCACTGGCGGGGTGGGTACGCGCGGCCCGGGTGAAACGCAGCTCGAGGTGGATCGGCGCGCGACCAATCGCCGCATTACTATTCTCAAACAAGCACTGGGCCGCATTGCCAGACAACGCGAGATTGCCCGCAAACAACGCACCGATATTTTTCGCGCAGCACTTGTCGGCTATACCAATGCGGGCAAATCCACCCTTATGCGTGCCCTTTCTGGCGCCGATGTGTTGATCGAAGACCGGCTCTTTGCCACGCTTGATTCCACTACGCGGCGCGTCTCCCTCGGTTATAACCGCGATATTCTTTTGTCCGATACTGTTGGTTTTATTAAAAAGCTGCCCCACCATCTGATCGCTTCTTTTCACAGTACCCTTGAAGAGGCAATCGAAGCCGATCTTTTGCTGCATGTAGTTGACGTCAGTCATCCAGCTTGTGAAGAACACATCGCTACGGTGATTGAGGTGCTTGGGGAACTCGATGTGGCCGATAGACCGACTATGATGGTGTTTAACAAAAATGATCTGTTAGACGATCGGGCCAGACGCAAATATCTAAAAGCGACATATCCCGACGCGGTCTGGCTTTCTGCTGAGACGGGCGATGGACTCGAAGACCTGCGGTTGGCGATCTACAACCACCTTGAGGGCGACCGTCTGACGCTCGTGGTTCAGATTCCGCAACGCGAGGGCAAACTCCTGTCAGAACTCTACCGCATTGGCGAGGTTTTGCACACGGACTACAAGGGCAATGATGTTTTAATGGAGGTTAAACTCAGCCAACACAATGCACGGCGTCTTTTGCCCAATGGTCGTTATCAAATCATGTGCTGA